The DNA window TGTGAAGTGTACTCGAATTACTTACAGCAGGCAACATTTTCTTGTCATACTGATCCTGCAATGAAAATAATTCATCACTTTTAAGCAACAGGTTCCATTAAAGCATAAGTTGACAACCACTGCAACATCTCTAGAACTCTATTTACAGGATTAAAACAAATGTGTTATATGTTAAGTACAGTATACAATCACGTAAAGCATCAGCTTTGCCCCTTTGTCATTGACAGATATGAGATACACAGACCACTAAAGCTCGAATTCTGTTGCTGATTTCAGTCTTCTTCTGTTCCAGCTTTGCAATCTCCACTTTCACCTGCTGTAGCTGCTGCCAGACTGACACCTGCAAGAGAGTGAGCCCCACACCAGAAACATTCAACACATTAACACTCATGCTTTTCTCCTCCGAAGCGAAGATGTGAAGCTAATTAACCTAAGCTGAGAATCAACTCAAATATTTACTTTAAATTCTACATAAACAGTCTACTTAGATCATCTAATGTGGAGCTGGTCTAGCATACAAGTGATCCTGGAAGCATCTAGGAAATGTTGTCTTACATGACAGACATTTTATTCCAATTTTTCCACGCATACAGAGCCTGACACTTGAGAGTTATAAGTCAGATTAGCAGGTCCCCTTGTAAACTTGAGGTACCGACTTTCAGGTTGAAAGGTTTACTGCCTTCTCGTCAAACTCACGAAATTCACAAATACCACATGCCGTTTACATGCAAATGAAACCACACCAAAACCGCATACTATACCGATCAAAATATACTCACAATACTTACATGATACTACACAAAATACTATGCAAACACAGAGTACTATGATTACTGACTATACTGCTACATTTCAAGCATAATTCACATAACACGCAAGAATTTAGACAGATACAGTGTAAAAACGGCAATGAGTCAAACTCACTATTTCCGGGACATCCTCCCCTCGAAGTTCACCTTTCCTTTTCTCTACATTAGCGATGACTTTGTCAGTCTCTTCACAGACATATCGCATATCCAGCTGCGGCTTATCGCTATACCCATCCCGAACATGCTCGTAGAGGCTACTCCGCAGGCTGTGGGCACGACGGCGTGAAAGAACAAGAGCAGAAGCACGAAAGACGGAAAGCGAAAAACTCGATCTCAAAACACCGCATGTACCTACACAAATTAACTTGCCGAAATGGGCCGCCATTTTTAGACGGAAGCATGTAAATTTAATAATGGGCGGAATAACAATGACAGCCTATCAGATTTGAGATACCGTCAACAGTAATACCGGTGACCATTATAAGTCCGATAACATAATTTAAGGGCTGCAGTTTAAGCAGAGGCTCAACATGCTACCATACATGTCTGCAAAGTCAAATGCAGCATTCCACCACGAGAAACACATCTACTGAAACCGGACGTTCTTGCTCAAACCGAACTACACAACTGGAACAGGAACCCAAACCAAAAACGTCACTTCCTTTTCCGGGATCATAGGCCAGCCAATCGGGGAGGTGGAAACCTCCAGTGCGGTTCCGACATGACTAGTGTGTCGTCCCCTTCATGGAATTAAAGCGTGTGCTTGTATTGCAGGCTAACAGCCTAAGTTAGGTACCTTGCTCTTTCAGGTAATGTCGCATCCACTAATGCGTCAGTGTAATTCACAGAGACGTTAAGTCACGGCTTAGGTAGAAAAGGAAGAAGACGAGGCGGGGGACGGGAGTGTCTGTGCAGAAGGTGGAGGATACAGGAGCTGTCAGAAAGGGTACCGGGCCAACTGTTTTACTTACATGTCCGTGACATATGCCTTACGAGCCGTGATGCACCGGACAGTCTCAATCCAGGGCGAGTCGGTTGTAAGGCGACCGGACAGCGAGAAAGACGGTCGGCCGCACCAATGTTCTGTCCAAATGACTGAAATTAAATGTGCCCACTTATTTACGCACTTACCGTTACTGTGAAGGATTTAGAAAGTTAACAGGAGGAAGGGGGGCCACTGACAGCACGAAGGAGAAATTAATTAGCCAGCTGACGTCAGTTGACCAGGGTAAGGAACTTGAAAATGTCAGGTGCTTCTTCATATGTAGCTTCTCGGAGATGTCATGCAGTGTGTAACTCTTAAATTGCTGCTACCTTTTTCATTACGTGGTATCCTTCTTCCTTTCTATTAAATGATGTGTTTGCCTATCATTTTATTAATAGAATGTCTGTAAAGCTTGTACAGGTAAGCTTACTTACAGTTCCGTTTTTGCACGTTGCCTGACATATGGAGCCTAGATGTCATCACACTGTTCTCAGATGTGCTCTGTGACTAGCCACTCTGTTGCATGATCTGGTGAGTGATAGACTTGACTTTTAGTGATGGAGGAATATGACTGTGGCAGATGAGCACCatgcggggtgggggtgtgacGTGGAAACCCCAGCCCTGGCAGGACGGCACCGGTGGGGGCGGTGAGCCACTCTCAGACAGTGACTCGGAGGAGGAAGACTTCCCCGATGACAGCACCACACCCCTGGGGGACTATGTCACACATGGTGAGGTGGCACAGATTGCATCTGAGTATTTGTGATCGTAGCAGCATTTTGGCTTGATCTGTGGTCAGAGCTCTCCTCCTTTCTCTGCAACTCTGCCAGGACTGAAGCAGCTTCTTGACGCGCAGCAGCTATGCGACGTGACTCTCTTAGTCGAGGGACAGAGGTTCATGTGTCACAGGTGAGTCTCTCACACAATGGTGCATATGGGAACATACTCAGCAAGACAGGCCTTGTTGTGCTGCTGTCAGACTCACAGTGAATGTCAGTcaggcgtttttttttttgaccgtACGCTTCATGTTCAGTGTTGTGCTGCATGGTGTGACCCTTATTGGGTTACGGTGGACTGagatattttttatcttttctTCTAGAGTTCTCCTGGCTGCTGTCAGCCCATATTTCCGTGCCATGTTCACCAGCCCTCTGGTAGAGTCCCGCCTTGCCGAAATCAGACTAGAGGAAGTCACTCCTTCTATTATGGACACAGTCATCCAGTTTATCTATACTGGGAAGGCAGGACTCAGCTTGGAAACAGCGGAGGATTTGTTTGTGGCGGCCAATCGACTCCAAGTGATGCCCCTGCAGGAGCTGTGCTCGAGGTGACCAAGATGAACACCTAGTAAAGAAACGTTGGGCTGAGAAAGTGTACTGAAACACTGGTTCCCTAAAAAACACAAATTGTTCAGGTTCTACAATCCTGGCTATTAATTGGCCATGGCATCTTGGTAACACTAGTGGTTTCACTGAGGCTGTTGATCAGGATGGGGGGGAAGAGTGTGAAAGAATTGCTGAGAAGGTTAACTTCACCTTGTTGCTTTAGGGGTAAAATTAAAAGTCATGGCACATATCATGCCTGCAAACCCCTTTAAGTGCTGTGGAAGAGTCCACAGAGACAGGAGACTCGTGACTGGTTTTTCACAGGCGGTCGGGTTCTCGAGAGATCTCCGTAATGCAGTCACTGCAGGGTTTGTCTCAGCACAGAGGCTGCTGCTTTAGCTCTGACATGAGGCCCCATCTTCCTGTGCAGGTTCCTGTTCGAGCACCTGTCGGTGGAGAACTGCCTGGGTATGTACTCGCTGGCCCATTCGCATCACGACCAGCTGCTGCTGCGCGCGTCCCTGCGCATGGTGGCCCACCATTTCCCCCGGGTGGCGCGCCAGCGTGACTTCCTGCTGCTGGATCCCGGCACCCTGGGCAGCCTGCTGGCCTCCGACCAGCTGGGTGTGGAGTCGGAGGTGGAGGTGTACGACGCAGCCCGGCGCTGGGCGGAACACCAGCCGCGACAGCGCTACGCACACATGCCTGCCCTCCTGCGACACCTGCGGCCCGGCCTTCTGGCCCCTAAGGAGAGCCGGCGGCTGAGCCAGGAGCTGGGTGTCGGCTCCGGTGAGGGCTTTGGGGGCCCTATGCGTCCCCGAGAGGGCATGTTTGAGAAGAAGATCGTGTGCGTGGACCTGAAGCCCCGGGAGGACGAGTCGCTGCGTGAGTCCGACTTCACGGTGGACTGCTTCGACCCCCCCACCGGCAAGTGGAAGACGCTGGCGGCGCTGGGATCGCTGCTCTGCCCCGGCTGCACCGCCGTGGGGAGCCGGCTTTTTGTGGCGGGGGGCATTTTGCGGGGGGACCAAGTGTCATCCTCCGTCCATGAGTACGACACGGTGCGGGACCGCTGGCTGCAGTGCCCCCCGCTGGCTGAGCCGCGGGCTATGCTGGGCCTACTGGGCTGCGGGGGAACCTTGTACGCGCTGGGCGGCTGCAATCGGGCAGCGCTGCTGGATTCCTGCGAGAGCATGGACCTGACCTCAATGCGCTGGAGTGCCGGGCCTCGCCTACCACTCCCGCTGCGCTCCTTCGCATGCGCGGCTCTGCGCGGCCGCCTTTACCTGCTCGGGGGTACCACCTTGGAGCAGAACCGAGCCATGGTACATTCCGGTGTGCTCATCTTTCACACAATCACTCGGTCCTGGTGTCGCGTGAGCCTGGAATCTGGCACCACCTGCCTGGCCGGAGGGGTAGCGGTAAGGGGTGGAGTTTGTGCCGTGGGCGGGTACATGCGGGACGCCACTAACTTTCTGGATGGCAATTACACCCTGATGGATCCCCTGGATGCCACTGGGCGCGTGCTTTTCTTCCGGGAGGGCCGGGGCTCTGGAGGGGAGCGGGAGGTGCTGGCTGGCGCCCTGGAGCGGAGCGGGGGTAGTGATCGGGCCCCCAGCCCTGTGGTGTTCCCCGGGCTGCCCCGGCGCATCGCGGGGGCAGGCGTGGCCCGCTGGAAGCGCAGGATCTACGTGCTCGGCGGGGAGAACAGCACCCGCCTCTACGACAGCGTGTACTGCTGGAAGCCCGGCTGGCGCAGCTGGGTCCAGCGGCGCGAGAAGCTGCCGGTGGACACTGGAGGGGTCAGCCGATTCGGCTGCACCACACTGAAGTTCCCAAAAAAGCACATCCTGGCCCGTTTGAGGCAGGCGCAAGAGGATCACTCGCTGGATGAATAGCTAGGGAGCAATCgaagggttaggcttagggttagggttaggcagTACTGATCTTCGTAGCTGGTTGGCAGCCCTCATACTACCAGGTGGTAGCCTGTGCATGGCTCAGTATTGAGTAAGAAGGCTAACCTGGTTCATCACAAGTCAGGCCGACTAATTGGTTTATTCACGAGCTTAGTGCTCGGATGGGCTGAAGATCTCCACTCACTGTGACCTTCCCCTACCATGGCTGGGAACCAGTGCTCCAGAGAGTAACGCCAATGAGCCAagctgaacagaatggattGTGACAGCTAAACACTGGAATCTGAATGTATAAGAACAGTATTCCAGACTCAAGGTGCTGGTATTGTGGCTTCAGACCCCTTCGCTTACGGCTTTGTGCACTAAGAGTAAATGGTTGAATGTGTGGCGGAAACTGATCTAATGCAGATTAGATCCACTTTAATCCaatgtgtatatacagtatttatacattaaaaatgtaaagtaCATCGTTAACAGATGCTACTGTGATTATGATTTTTCTCTGCCAGGTAACTATTCCATGTAAATAGGCAATAGTTCACCAGAGCAGCCCAAATATTGCTGCAGAGAAATTAGACCTAATTTTTGACCAGTCATTGAATTCTCTAACTCTGTCTAAAATTGTGTTCtagaatatttttaaagtaatataatattataatcatGGTTAACAACCATTATtatgtcttttttttgtcatactTTTGGGAATGCCCTTTTTAAGTAGCCTTTAGTATTTAAGTgtagttaattccttgaaatgGAAAATAAGTTTGATTAATTATTAGTAATCATAATTGTGATGCATACAGATGTATAAAATGGACTGATTTTCTGGAATACCGCTTTTTAGTTTAAATGGGGAGACCGATTAGAATCGTGTTTAGTAGTATATATTCTACTTGACAGAAGTCTACGTGACACcgctccccctagtggtcacCACATGCATAGGAGCTATAAAATCCCTTAGGAATTCACTCTCAAGCTCAGTTGTCAAAATCACTGCAACGGAGGATTCTGTTCTTTGAATTTGCACTTCCTGGTCTTTTTCAACCATGGAGGCTTTTCAGGTCAACAAGAAGACATTTTTTGGAGATACCGGAAGCACCATTTTTAGCTAAGCAACTTtaatgaatgagtgaatgaattAAAAACCAAAGGAGCTTGCGAATCCGCCACAGCAACATCGAGAGGGTGTGTTTTGTTGTGCAGGACTGAAAAATTAGGAAAAGTTTGGTTTCCTTTTTCTTTGTAAACTTGCCTGATAAATGCGGGTCATTATCTGTAAATCTCTAAGAACTGTCGCGTGTCAGGTCCTGATTTTAGCATCATTCTCTCTGAACTTGACCGTAGCTTTAACTGTTTGATTGCTCTTTGATACCTTTCGAGATCTCTGGGGTACCTCTGCTTGTTTCTGGGCCACAGAGTAGCTGTTTCTGTTTGGGGTTCTGAGTGTGTCCAGATTAGACTGGAAAATGTCTAAAGCGGTACTTGGATCCCGTGTTTTGACAAATGTATGACTGGAAATTACCCTCTTGCTTTGTTTATCGTTAATACTAGAGGACTTATTATCAAACGGCTGGTAACTTTTGCCCTTGAACGCCAGCATTGTCAAAAGGACTGATTGTACAGGTGGTTATGGCTGAATACATTTAATTCTTTTATTCTAAGTGATATTTTCTTCCCTGACTTTCAGCCAATAaaattatgaatgtgtttgcTTATGCTCAGTCACTAACTTTTTCCATGGAAAATACATTTCTGTGTTTTAACCTTATTCGCACACCTCTGAACACTGAGCTGTTATGTAGGTAATAATGATTCTGATGGGTAATTCTTCAAAAAAATTATACTTGAAGATTTGGGAAGCAACatgcaaatgaaaaattaatttaGGTAGAACAATTGACTGGGTGGGGAAAAAAGCGAAACCAACATATTACGTGTCTCATAAGagtaatgaaatatttaatgcCATATAATGACTTATTTCCTGGTCAATTTATCATCCTATTAATATTAGTACCGATACTAACCAGCAGGGACCACTGTTGGCAAATTTGCTGATTTGCAGCCAAAAACATGTGGACAACCCTGTTCATCTAAGGAATTAGCTAATTAATCAAGCACACACATCGCTGATACGggtgtataattaagcacacagccATGCAATGACCAGCAAGAAATACTGGCAGCACATTGGCTCGCAGTCCAGACGAGGTTCGCAACTTCCAACTGGATGCCATCATTGTGACGAGTCAGTCCCCAAAATTTGTCTTGCTAGTGAAGTGAAGTGGAACCATCTGGAAGTTCATATGCAAAATGGCAAGCCAcgaaaaaaaatctcaaaaagGCACTTAATCACCTagcaacctgaatggcagcgaATCCCACAAGCAATGATCTAACATCTAATGGAaggtcttcccagaagagcagGAGCAGTTATAGCAAGAGAGAGTGGACAGACGCTATATTAATACCCATGGTTTCTTCATGAAACAttggacaagctggtgtccacatacttttggccacAGAACGTGTCAGTCACTGATACTCTGCATTTGGGTTCCACATTACAGcagataaaatatatatattttttaagttaATTTCTACGGAATGTCATCTTTGTCTTTTTGTTTGTAAAAGATtaataaatgtacatattttCCAGTATTCAGCATGGGCTTTTATCTGGAAGACTTAATCTATTCATCATTATCATGGTCTTCCTGCTGGTTTCCTGGTTAGCATCATGGTGGCATCATGCCAAGCAGCTCAGACCAAGCTTCTTCTTCCAGGACCACGGCCTCCAGCTCGTCATGGGGGATCCCCAGACTTTCAGAAGCCGGCCGAGGAGCCTGGAGCAGCATATTCAGGAATCCTCCATGGGTGGCCTCCTGATAGGAGGCCAAACCACATCAGCTGCCTCCTCGCAATCTGAAGCAGCTCTAATTTAGCTCGGTGGCTCTATTTTGAGGTCCCAAACTCCTCACCCTGTCGCGGAGAGTGAGTCCAGCAACCATGTGAAGAAACCTCATTTGGGTCACTTCTACTGGGAAGCTGGATCCATTACCCACACCTCACTGGTGCTGACAGAGGTAAGTTAAATTCATGTGGCAGAGGAGCTTCAGCCAGATACTCCCAGTAAACCCTGCCTGCTCATCTTGGCCCACTTGGCCTCCACATGCATCGAATCCAACTCAGTGCTTATTGTTTGATGTGCCCAGACATGGTGTTCATTAAGAACAACCCACGGGATGAAACCCAGAAGTCTAATAATTCCCAATTTTGAGATCTGGGCAGAGGCGGGCATcacaggtccagaaagtacaggTTTCACACCAACCCgttgagtatgaagagtcacGGGGGCAGAGttcttaactggttggttgaaacaaagccTTGGTTTGGCTTTttcctttctggacctgaattatccaCCTCTCGATATGGGATATCATTCTTCCCAGTCAAATCCCCCCAGCCATTTCCATCATTCCCCACATGAGCACTGAAGTCTCCCAGTAGGACAGCAGAGTCTGTAGGTGATATCTCCCCCCTGGTTTGGACTGCTTCCTCACCAGAAAGGAAAACATGAGATTCCATATTTAATAAGCCAATGTCCATTGCCAAGGTCTAATCCATCTTGCCTGTTATCCAAAGGGCAGTATAAGGAAAATAAATGATTGGTTCCATAGAACAGCTATATCATCTCTTACTATACGCTAGACTCGCCATATATGAAATTACATTCACATCCTCTACTAATGTTATTTCAAACGGTGACCCTCATACACTTATTTTAATGCTTGTGTTAGCTTAAGTGGTTTTGCAAATCGACCTTGGATGTTTCAAGCAGAAGCAGTGTGTTTGCATATATATCCCATGTGAGTCCAGCCCAGATATGAAGCACACAGAACATGCTGGATTTTGGATAAAGTTCCATTAAATACTATTGTTTTTACAAGGTCATCACCTTACAGGGGAGACGGAGGTCTGGGTTATTGATGGTTCTCAAAAATGGTTctcccttttttctttttccagcaAATCTGCATAAAAATTAGCATAACATTCTTCCTCTGCTAACATTCCAGaactataattattttttaaaatttaacttTTTTCTTTAGTCAAAATCAGAAAGCTCAATAGGAAGACTttatagattaaaaaaataggGAGAAAGGTGTTGTTGTGGAGAAGCTGTTGTCAGTTTCTTGCGGAGTCTCCACCCAGTTCCCACACTGCCAGCGTACAATTTTCTTCCCTTTTTTATTCTTCTTGGCAGATTTCATTAAAGCCCTGAAATTGCCAGGTGGCTCTTGAGTCTTTTCTTCAAAGATTCTTATGATTTCATTGACTGTGCTGCAGAAGCATGAATCACCCAGTCCCGGTTTTAAACGTACCAAGAGGTGTTTTCCTCTGGCATCTGACCTGCTTTGCTCCCTCATCTTCTCCTTCCATCTTAGCGAGCTTCCCTGTCCTAC is part of the Paramormyrops kingsleyae isolate MSU_618 chromosome 17, PKINGS_0.4, whole genome shotgun sequence genome and encodes:
- the LOC111854938 gene encoding kelch repeat and BTB domain-containing protein 8, giving the protein MSTMRGGGVTWKPQPWQDGTGGGGEPLSDSDSEEEDFPDDSTTPLGDYVTHGLKQLLDAQQLCDVTLLVEGQRFMCHRVLLAAVSPYFRAMFTSPLVESRLAEIRLEEVTPSIMDTVIQFIYTGKAGLSLETAEDLFVAANRLQVMPLQELCSRFLFEHLSVENCLGMYSLAHSHHDQLLLRASLRMVAHHFPRVARQRDFLLLDPGTLGSLLASDQLGVESEVEVYDAARRWAEHQPRQRYAHMPALLRHLRPGLLAPKESRRLSQELGVGSGEGFGGPMRPREGMFEKKIVCVDLKPREDESLRESDFTVDCFDPPTGKWKTLAALGSLLCPGCTAVGSRLFVAGGILRGDQVSSSVHEYDTVRDRWLQCPPLAEPRAMLGLLGCGGTLYALGGCNRAALLDSCESMDLTSMRWSAGPRLPLPLRSFACAALRGRLYLLGGTTLEQNRAMVHSGVLIFHTITRSWCRVSLESGTTCLAGGVAVRGGVCAVGGYMRDATNFLDGNYTLMDPLDATGRVLFFREGRGSGGEREVLAGALERSGGSDRAPSPVVFPGLPRRIAGAGVARWKRRIYVLGGENSTRLYDSVYCWKPGWRSWVQRREKLPVDTGGVSRFGCTTLKFPKKHILARLRQAQEDHSLDE